From the genome of Diorhabda carinulata isolate Delta chromosome 2, icDioCari1.1, whole genome shotgun sequence:
AAAGAGTTTactccaaataataattttatatatgtaagtttgtttcgaaaaaacaatattacagatacaaaatttgttttgtttcaaacCAAAACATGTTAATTGGCACTATGAATTGATTCAACACCCTGTtcactcaaaaaaaaaacgtatccttaacaaaatatcaatttattcaatACAGAAACCGTTTCTTACAATAAGTAGATTGAACTTTTAAATACCATTTTTTCAATCGGGTTAGTTCTGCTAAATTATTAGGAACATAATATgtgttaattgttttattattagaaCTTTAACgcaatttaacattttttcaagcACTCTTTCAGTCTTGGTGACATAACATGTGTTCAACTACGGAGTGAACCTGGGAATCCCCGCTTAGCAATACACATCCCAAGGCATTCTACAAGAATGATTAAATTACAATTTACCAGTGATGCCTTACTAGAAGAATGGCAAGCTCTGTTTGCTACTAGTTgtggaaaaattcataatgttacTGGTATGTTTTTAATCtcttcattaattaattaatttttagtaGCTGTGttattatttgttcattttgaatactttttttaataaaattaaaaacttggAAACTTTCGATGTGTTTTATGAGATTGATAGTTGCGGTATTCAataatgttttctatttttgggGTGATTGTTAAATAAAGTATTGTATAGAAATAATGGTATTCAAATATTTCGCGtaagtttaaatattaatacatattatttatttggttattaCTACTTCCGATACATTCATACACAAATAGATTTTGTACGTCGAATAAATTAGTAAACATTCTCAACTTAGTCTTTTATGTGGAACCAGTAAAATTGGAACAATATGGTCAAATGCATCAGTTTCACTATGGAATACAATGTAGTACACCCTTTTTTACGGTTCTATAAGCCTCCTTGACGACCAATTAGCTCAATTGACAATACGTTTGTAGGGTAGTAGTAAAATTTACCTTTCTTCGTTAGTATGCttgttttattataacaatgaaataattcgatttaGGAGCTTGAACTTTTacattgtttattgtttattacattatttatgaacattttatttatgaacTAGACAGtagagataaaaaaattgaaattatcgaaaaaattatttatatagttttaaaaatgaatatggGAGTAAATATAAATGTGCTGTTCTCATTTTATTATGGATTGAATggcaaaaaatgaaatatcagcatttggaaaattgtaataattcgaaataaaatataacgTTGCTTATATTAGAATCATGTGCATTGAAGCCTTTTTCTTGTAGGAAAGCCAAGTGACGAAAGTGTATGGGCAGTTACACACCTAGGCGACATATTTGTATGGGATCCGACCCAATTAGAATCTAACCAACTTCGAGAAGACGAATTCTATGTTCAGAAATTTGATTTGAGTCGTAAAGAATCACCTTTCAAAGTAGCTTTGCACGTAGGTTGTATACCAGGTACTATTATTACTCTTAACGGTTGTGTTGGAGATGATGCAGAACGAATAGCTATAAATTTAGAAGCTCCCATAACCTACAAATTAAGACATAAGGCACATACTGAAATTGATAACGTCTGTTTACATATTAACCCCCGATTTGATTCAAATGAAGTGGTGAGAAATGCTATGATTGATGGTAAATGGGgctttgaagaaaaagaagggGATAACCCGTTTTCAAAAGGACAAGAATTTAATCTTAGAATAGAAACTACGGAAGAtgcttttgttatatttgttaatGATAAAGAATTCACCTCATTTAGACACAGGTTGCCTCCTCAAAGTGTTTCTATATTAAGTTACTGGGGTAAAATGCAACCATTTAAACTAGTTATAAAGAGTCCCGTTTTAATAATGGATATGTTGGATGTGTATTGGAGGCAGCTAGGAGGgcatttgaaaaaagttgagaCTTGCTCTGTAGGGGTTACCTGGGGAATAGGTTATGATTATACGGCTTGGGCGTATACTGGAGGATGGGGAGGAGGGGTGTTTGGAACTTTAGATAGCCACAATGTTTATCCAATGACTGATTCGCAAGACTACAGGGTGTATGAAAATCAACGATGGAATCCATTAACAGGCTATACTTCTGCAggtaaaaatcgtttttaaaaatttagtgaaacttttaaaaatttatacaaaaaaacagGACTACTCATAAATCTTCTGTTGGGTGTATCAGGTCTAATGCGCATTTAACagaaaaagtatattgataAATGACTTCGCCTAATACATTTTAGATAGATACTTAATGAACAGAAGATAATCCCATGAGCAACATTTAGTTTTTATGGGATTAGATTTTGTATTATTGAGTATTGAAAAGTTATGTCACGGTTAAAATATTCCTAAATGTAAATGAGCTAACAATGTTTTCTTCCCTTTTCAACCTTCTCTATACTTCAAATTATtgtgaaagaaaaatgaatgaatattgatattgaatattgtacattgtaataatttgtaatttttctcgtaaataaacattattattataagtagAAATCCCATGAGTTTGTTAACCCTCAATATTTAGAGGTAAAAAAGAAGTGCAGTGTTAGTTGTGTTCAATTGAAATGAGTATTTCTTTTAGGCTTACCAACAGATAGGTACATGTGGAGTGATGCTACAGGCAGAAAGAAGCGCACTAGAGATCAAGTAAAGCTCCTCTCTGTACACTGGCAATGGGTATCTGATTGGATGACAGATTTTCACGTACCTGGAGGTGTAGATAAAGAAGGTTGGCAGTATGCCATGGATTTTCCATCTACGTATCATGCCAATAAGCAGTTCACAGATTATGTAAGACGTCGCAGGTcagtttttttaagtaaatatagTACCATACAtgttacaacaatttttttttatataaaaaacatcttaCGTGTCTAATTTTGGACTAGAAAATACaaatgatttttgtttaaatagatGGTACAGAAGATGTGCAATAGCAACAACAGGTCCCTGGCAAGAAATAGGACACACTAAAATATTGGATGTCTCTTTGGAGCCAGTTAGTGATTTTGTAGATTCAACTGTAGCTGTTTGGGCTCTTGCAACTGGAGGACAAGCTGTAGTACGAGTAGGAGTTTCTAAATCAAATCCCGCAGTAAGTTTGAAACAGTTAATTTGTTCTATGAACGAAAATCCTTATTCCACATCATCAAGaacaaaattatgttaattttaataatagaagATAATTATATTGTCATAGCACATTAAACTGCAGTTTTTGAAtcaaatagaaattattcaCCAATAATAACTTACTTCtaatttggaatttctggaactgttggtgatattcatactgaacacaccgttatcgtcttcagagactatataatatactaattataaattttcttgaaattagaTAAAACAAATTCTGATTAAAAAGAAGGATGATTTCATCTTCTTATGAAAAAATCCAAaccaactaaataaataataatacctactataataatataataatttattacttgGACAACAAAATATCATGACCATTGGCGGGGCAGGGCGAGAcgttcaacaaattttttaatctattatatttatatatatatatatatatatatatatatatatatatatatatatatatatatatatatatattaaaacaacTACTTATAAAGttgatgaattttataaatagttgtcaatataaatcaataaaaaaaaatgtttttagggTCACATATGGGAACATGTAAATACAGATCAACCTTTAACCAGTATTAGTTGTGGTCCATTTAAACGTGTCTGGGCTGTGGGAAGGAAAGGCTGTGCTTATTATCGATTAGGCATAACTGAAGAGAAGCTCGAAGGAGATAAATGGGTATGTGTCGAAGCTCCACAAGGAAGTCAACTAAAGCAGATATCAGTGAGTTCACTTGGTGTATGGGCTGTAGACCAAGAAGGTAGAATACACGTTAGGAAAGAAATTACATCTACATTTCCTGAGGGGACACATTGGCAGACCATAGTAGCCGATCCTCCagttttaagtaattttttttattaatatttaatgtttatgaagtatttcaaaataaatacctcaaattttattttctcactTCAATGTGTAAAGTACATTATTTTATGACATATAACCCACTATTCATTAATTCTATTAGATTTTCAGTCAATTTTTCAGGActgtgaaataatatttttttgtagattctGCACCAGACACTACAGGATTCAAGCATGTCAGTGTCAGTCATAGTCAAGTTTGGGCTACTACAAATGGTGGTGTAATCCTCAGAAGAGAAGGAATATGTGCAGCAAATCCAGGAGGATCAGGATGGGATATTGGTATTGCGGTAAGATTCTTTCTActttttcaacatatattcCACCCAATTGCCACTAGCTTTCAGTAAATTTTGCACATCGTTACATCATAAATTCATAACTACAAATATAGACTATGCAAGTTAATTACAGTCCACCAATATTAGTTTTAACGAAGAGCATTAAAGTATGAAAAACTGAACATACTTTCAATAATAGATTTATTTCATGTGGTGAAAATGATCTCCCAGATCACCAGCATTATctctaaatttcttttttattattatttaaatcgaaATGTTTATCGATAGGTATTAAAGGAATGCAAAATCTTGATGAATTAAAGGTAAAAGAATTCAACTTTGTCATAGAATCATAGTGAATAGATATGGAACTAATATATTAGTATTTTGTTTAACTGATAgagataaattattataaataatatacaaatatatcatttttaaaatctacttaATTTCTAAGCCATTATGGTAGAATGGGgtgacaattttttgataaattaccctttaaaaatttttatttttgtgaactGGACCAACAAGTCTTCCCCTCGACTTTATTTTATACCCATTTCTTACATTTACTTTATAGTATCCGTGGTAATACATGTCTACGTCGATTCATGAAATACTAATTCATGGTCCTCTCATTGTTTAATGGCACCAATGCCAATTGGAATAATTTTGGAGGAAGCTAAGTCCCGCGACAAGGACATAAAAAATTACCGAAAGCATAATTGCCGAAAAACGTCTAAAGTTAACCCTATGAAGGATGTAATAAAACGGTTGCTCGTATCTTTAGACCTACTAATATCAAGTTTACGTTTAACTTCGCCGAAAAAAGTCCAATATTATCAAGTGAAGCGATAAAACTTTTACTTCCTACCTATGCAAATGTAGCTGATTCTAATCAATTCGACACTAGCTCGGATATGAGTGTTGACCAGTTTTGTACATgtattatgaatgaaaatactgctactttgaaaaatagttttaaattatttatcaaaaatttcgaaaCCCTTATTCACCTTTATATAttgtttgaatcaattttctaGTGCTTTGACTGCCATTTTGGATCCGCCAATATAAATaaggagaaaaaataatattacatttataatcTGCGACTTTAAAAACccttattaataattttttgtttcaatccaatcattttgtttatttatatcggCCAttctgaattttgaaaaaataacgataGATTCATTCAGCCACATTAAAAACCTTTGTACACCGACtttcattaaaatcaaaatgtttttcgGTTTTTGTCCGCGTTTTTCAGAAAATGGGACACTGTGCgttctattgaaatatatactGGTTTTTACTAATAGATTTTACATTCAATAATCGTATATACTGCAAAATATTTTCCTGTATATTGAAGCAGTAGAAAAAAGTAATTGTTCTATGTCGGTTTTTTTTCAGGGAAATTGGCAGTATGTCAGCGTACGAGCCTTCAGCTAAATCAGTATAAAATGTGATCTTGAAGTTTATTCACTAGGCAGACAAAATCCTTTAGTTTTAggttctatttattttatatgctagtcttttaaaatgaatttatgatttatacaataaactattttttaccAACTTGTTTTCTTACTATGAATCAATACtggaaaaaaacacgttttaatgaataacttatatattttgttcaatataaaCATTCCGTAAAACCCAACACAGATAAACAATAAACTGTTAacgcaaaaaaattttgtacagtTATGGGGAAAGAGCAGTATTTgaggtaaaaataataaataaacttattcaaGGGGTAAAACAACGGTTAAAATTGGGTAAAGACGTGCGATCTGTACACAACGGTGAACATTGTACTAAATACACTGGTATATGAGGCTTGTTAGGACTAGTATATTGTTTTTACGGATACACACCATCAgttctgaaacaaaaattcgTAATTACTATCTAAGtcattataattaatatgaaatagaacaaaaaaattgatattttctgatATACATAATACTACcaattagaaatgaaaattgtacTTTGATTGagcttaaaaaaattacattatttataccTGCAAAGTAGAGATCTGGGGGTTCCGTTCGAGTTTTAAAATATGCTGTTGAGCATGCGCCAATTGTCTTGTGGCAGTACCAAGCTGCTCTTCCAGAGCAGCTGTTTCTAATGATTTGACAGAAAGTTGTTCTGATAGATCAAACATACTATCTCTTTGTTGTCGAACAAAATCTTGTTTGAATTTAGCAACTTCTCGCTGCACCTCTGCTACATGGGCTTTTCTCATAGCATCTAATGCAGCTAAAGTGGCTTGTGTCTCTTCAGCTAAGGCTTGTTCTTTTTCCTGTAATTGAACACTAttagataaaaagaaataacaattcTTCCTGTTGATTTAACGTATTACAGAATATTCACTATAGTGAGTCAcatagttataaataaataaccgCAAACCTTGTAGGCAATTAACATACTTAACCTATCGTGTCTTGTGAACTAACAATTAGCAACATAGGACATCTAATCTAGAATTGTCCtcattttaagaaaaacattcttaaaaccGTAATAATACTTTATATGACATGAATGTTACAAGATCTAGATAGCCATTTAAAACGAACGTGTGTCTTTAGAAACACATTtaacattcattttttatctgatgttatatctaaatattattatgtgTGATGAGttttatgataatttcataagatttatttgtttgttttatgaattatgatgtaggtgatttacttctgaaaatattcatttgaccTACTCATGTCGCTTATTAGGTGTAAATTTTTCTAACAACTTTACTAAAAAGTAGATTAAGTATCATTGcatacataattttaaaaaagtccaTT
Proteins encoded in this window:
- the LOC130890805 gene encoding tectonin beta-propeller repeat-containing protein isoform X1; translated protein: MPSSLLFGINNEGRVHTLSTTGSFWRELPYAGQEFKKLSSVPHFLWALGGDHQIYVYVYGLDVPIRVVEESYENERWLPIEGFSSRLLPTDRCHFSNLDGTEDRAIDKIRLPSMAWQWEGDWQKELILNGQPLDHDGWTYAVDFPATFYPKKQWKSCVRRRLWTRSRRYSAMNTWCAIAPLHKDATSEPFIDVSVGGQNVSGADPGTMLVWSVTSHNRVLFRSGVSTRSPEGARWIHVQTPSGSEACQISVGPTGLVWASTLNGTALVRIGVCRDNLQGDAWVTVNSPGENLRITQISVGTCAVWAVTHDKQIWFRKGVKGEGASLSEELSTGNGWIEMVGRISQVSVAANDQVFGVGADDRLVYHRTGVCPEDLTGKRWHALRAPLQVSRASSNASINRDKFHRSYNNLQSRPSSMIEQSAITEWDNHAHSAPTVPTSLPVGDLNTKYEIQPKNPKAWSPVHSVGSIVGMEVHPETDESIWSESSRDSCIFADDEELGWGEYEAPWSCVESGACTLDVSQLPNWFGDSDSRNANADFNEPWRIKILQDLKMRSPNNEKFADYELAVNTTSWMHSGEARVSIHGGTFMDCILQLEWIENNGTLTILNPDGATTMHSFSLGDITCVQLRSEPGNPRLAIHIPRHSTRMIKLQFTSDALLEEWQALFATSCGKIHNVTGKPSDESVWAVTHLGDIFVWDPTQLESNQLREDEFYVQKFDLSRKESPFKVALHVGCIPGTIITLNGCVGDDAERIAINLEAPITYKLRHKAHTEIDNVCLHINPRFDSNEVVRNAMIDGKWGFEEKEGDNPFSKGQEFNLRIETTEDAFVIFVNDKEFTSFRHRLPPQSVSILSYWGKMQPFKLVIKSPVLIMDMLDVYWRQLGGHLKKVETCSVGVTWGIGYDYTAWAYTGGWGGGVFGTLDSHNVYPMTDSQDYRVYENQRWNPLTGYTSAGLPTDRYMWSDATGRKKRTRDQVKLLSVHWQWVSDWMTDFHVPGGVDKEGWQYAMDFPSTYHANKQFTDYVRRRRWYRRCAIATTGPWQEIGHTKILDVSLEPVSDFVDSTVAVWALATGGQAVVRVGVSKSNPAGHIWEHVNTDQPLTSISCGPFKRVWAVGRKGCAYYRLGITEEKLEGDKWVCVEAPQGSQLKQISVSSLGVWAVDQEGRIHVRKEITSTFPEGTHWQTIVADPPVLNSAPDTTGFKHVSVSHSQVWATTNGGVILRREGICAANPGGSGWDIGIAVRFFLLFQHIFHPIATSFQ
- the LOC130890805 gene encoding tectonin beta-propeller repeat-containing protein isoform X2, whose translation is MPSSLLFGINNEGRVHTLSTTGSFWRELPYAGQEFKKLSSVPHFLWALGGDHQIYVYVYGLDVPIRVVEESYENERWLPIEGFSSRLLPTDRCHFSNLDGTEDRAIDKIRLPSMAWQWEGDWQKELILNGQPLDHDGWTYAVDFPATFYPKKQWKSCVRRRLWTRSRRYSAMNTWCAIAPLHKDATSEPFIDVSVGGQNVSGADPGTMLVWSVTSHNRVLFRSGVSTRSPEGARWIHVQTPSGSEACQISVGPTGLVWASTLNGTALVRIGVCRDNLQGDAWVTVNSPGENLRITQISVGTCAVWAVTHDKQIWFRKGVKGEGASLSEELSTGNGWIEMVGRISQVSVAANDQVFGVGADDRLVYHRTGVCPEDLTGKRWHALRAPLQVSRASSNASINRDKFHRSYNNLQSRPSSMIEQSAITEWDNHAHSAPTVPTSLPVGDLNTKYEIQPKNPKAWSPVHSVGSIVGMEVHPETDESIWSESSRDSCIFADDEELGWGEYEAPWSCVESGACTLDVSQLPNWFGDSDSRNANADFNEPWRIKILQDLKMRSPNNEKFADYELAVNTTSWMHSGEARVSIHGGTFMDCILQLEWIENNGTLTILNPDGATTMHSFSLGDITCVQLRSEPGNPRLAIHIPRHSTRMIKLQFTSDALLEEWQALFATSCGKIHNVTGKPSDESVWAVTHLGDIFVWDPTQLESNQLREDEFYVQKFDLSRKESPFKVALHVGCIPGTIITLNGCVGDDAERIAINLEAPITYKLRHKAHTEIDNVCLHINPRFDSNEVVRNAMIDGKWGFEEKEGDNPFSKGQEFNLRIETTEDAFVIFVNDKEFTSFRHRLPPQSVSILSYWGKMQPFKLVIKSPVLIMDMLDVYWRQLGGHLKKVETCSVGVTWGIGYDYTAWAYTGGWGGGVFGTLDSHNVYPMTDSQDYRVYENQRWNPLTGYTSAGLPTDRYMWSDATGRKKRTRDQVKLLSVHWQWVSDWMTDFHVPGGVDKEGWQYAMDFPSTYHANKQFTDYVRRRRWYRRCAIATTGPWQEIGHTKILDVSLEPVSDFVDSTVAVWALATGGQAVVRVGVSKSNPAGHIWEHVNTDQPLTSISCGPFKRVWAVGRKGCAYYRLGITEEKLEGDKWVCVEAPQGSQLKQISVSSLGVWAVDQEGRIHVRKEITSTFPEGTHWQTIVADPPVLNSAPDTTGFKHVSVSHSQVWATTNGGVILRREGICAANPGGSGWDIGIAGNWQYVSVRAFS